GCGCTGTGGCCGGGAATATGCAGTACGCGAAAGGTTAAGTCCCCGATTACCAGAGAATCGTTGTCTGTGAGTATTCGGTCCGGTACCGGTGGCGCTTGGGAACCGGGGTCATCCATTGTGAATTGACGGCTGTAGTCATAGATCTGGAGTAGTTCGACATCGCTATTATGGATGGCGAAGCTGGCTCCAGTGGACTCCACAATTGGCCTAGCCGCTCCATAGTGATCCGGATGCGCGTGGGTAACTACAACAAGGCCTACCCGCAGGCCCAGCTCACCGATATTCTTCATAATCCCTGCCCCGTCACTGGCCGGGTCGATGACCATAGCATCCCGGGTTTGCTCTGATGCCACAAGATAGCAGTTTGTTCCAAAAGGCATGATCTCCACAGTCCTGTAGATCATTTTCGCCATCGATAGCCTCCGATCTCTCCTCTAAAGTTAGAAAAACTACGATCAAGTTCTGATGAACCCCCGTGAAGTGCACCCAATTGTAGTGCCGCGATAAAGTTGGAACTGGACGACCAAGGCCGGATGGCCAAAGGGCCAGGTGGGCGACATTTCAGAGAGGTGTGCCTCCTGATTTGATTATACTCGTTTCTCCGGTTTCCTATCAGCACCGATGCCTCATGTAAGGTGGCAAATATCTCTCTGTTCAACGGTTCATCCTTCAACTTTCTGTTGAAATACTCGATATGCCCATTCTCCCAGGGGATCCCAGAAGCCAAAATGTGATCCCCGATGCTTATCATGGCTTAGAGCCACTCTTGACCGATGTGACCTCACGGTGTAAGATTGCCTTGTCCTCGATATTGGCTTGTCTCCAGTGAGTCTCGCCCAATCCCGGTAATTTCACTCCTATCGCATTACCCCAAAACTTATCGTCTGGGTCACCATTAAAAAACGGAGGTTTTCAGATGATCAAGACAGCACGGATCACTCACATTGCTTGCGTCCTCGCCATGACGATTCTCCTCGCCATCGTCGTGTGCATCGTATCCGGATGGGTCATATTAATTGGGGTCTCCGTCGCACTGAAGATACTTGGCTTTTCACTTCCAGCTTTAGTAATTTTTGGGTTCCTGCTTCTCATCTCAATTATGATTATTTACGGGATCGTGACACCCATACTGAACATCGCCAGCAATCCGGCACCTTGCATATCTTGTCATCAATCCTGGCAAAAGGAAAAAAGTGCCGCTGCCATCATCAAGAACGAAAAGGGCGGTCTGACCAATACCCAGCTC
This DNA window, taken from Dehalococcoidia bacterium, encodes the following:
- a CDS encoding MBL fold metallo-hydrolase; its protein translation is MAKMIYRTVEIMPFGTNCYLVASEQTRDAMVIDPASDGAGIMKNIGELGLRVGLVVVTHAHPDHYGAARPIVESTGASFAIHNSDVELLQIYDYSRQFTMDDPGSQAPPVPDRILTDNDSLVIGDLTFRVLHIPGHSAGGICIEGHGVVFSGDTLFNGSVARTDFPGGDHNLLISGIRSKLLVLPDQTVVLPGHGPKTTIGREKRGNPFLRRTDRAVP